The genomic interval GATCTTTAAACTGAGTACCTTCTGCAAAACGATATTTGCTTAGTTTTTTAAACTCTACCAATGCCCAAAGAATAAACTCTTTTACAAAATACGCATCTACTTCATTCATATTTGGTTGGTGTTTTTTAAGAAAAGCATCTAAAGGCTTTACTTTGTCTAATTCTGCTTTGTATTGCGCTTCTGTATGTTCATCTAACAATTCGAAATCTTCATCAGCATTAAAAAACCAAGAAATAATATCGTCATAAGGAGATTCTTCATCTTGCTTTTCTAACTTTTTTATCTCCGGAAAATAACTTGGAAACAACGTTTTAATCGCATCCTTAATTAAGGTCTCTGCCACTACTTGTGCACCTTCTTGCTCTCCTTCATAAACCAACTCTACTTTTCCTGTAATAGCAGGAATGATTCCGTCAAAATCATTTAAGCGAATCATTGTTTTATCATCACCAGAAAGTAACGCTCTTCTTTCTGCAGTACTTAATAAGTTTTCGAAAGCAGAAATACTTAGACGTGCACTCACACCACTTTTGGCATCGATAAACTCACTTTCTCTAGCTTCAAAAACAATTTGCTCTAACAAGTCTTTTGCCAATTCGGGTACTGCTATAAAATCCTTTTGAGAACCTACCTTGTTTGCTTCTTGCTGTGTAATTGTTTTAGCTGTTTCAATATCCTCTGGATAATGCGTTAAAATCTGCGAACCAATTCTATCTTTTAAAGGGGTAACAATACTTCCTCTATTCGTATAGTCTTCTGGGTTTGCTGTAAACACAAACTGCATATCTAAAGGCAAACGTAATTTAAACCCTCTAATTTGAATATCACCTTCTTGTAAAATATTAAAAAGTGCCACCTGAATTCTAGCTTGTAAATCTGGTAATTCATTAATTACGAAAATACACCTGTTTGCACGTGGAATCATTCCGTAGTGAATTACTCTATCATCTGCATAACTCAATTTTAAATTGGCTGCTTTTATAGGATCTACATCACCAATAATATCGGCAACAGTTACATCTGGCGTTGCTAATTTTTCTACAAAACGCTCATTTCTATGCAACCAAAAAATAGGTGTTTCATCTCCTTTTTCTTTAATCAGCTCAATAGCAAATCTAGAAATTGGCTGTAAAGGATCGTCGTTAATCTCAGAACCAGCAACAACCGGAATGTATTCATCCAATAAATCGACCATCAATCTAGCCAGACGTGTTTTTGCTTGTCCTCTTAATCCTAATAAATTAATGTTATGCTTACTTAAAATAGCTCTTTCTAATTCCGGAATTACCGTATTCTCATACCCGTGAACTCCTTTAAAAGCAGTTTCTTTATTTTTTATTTTAACAATCAGATTTTCTCTTAACTCATCTTTAATTGATTTAGATTTATATCCTGATGCTTTTAATTCACCTAATGAATTTATCGTATTTATGCTCATATATATTTTTCTTTGAAACAAACTTTGCAACTTTTTACTTTGCAACTTTGTCACTTATTTCTATCCTCTAATTCTCTTTTTTCTATTGGTTTCATAATCTTCAAAAATCATTTCTCCCAAGCCTTTTAAACCTGTATAAAATGCTTTTCCTTGATTTGCTTTTGTAAATGCCTTTATAAATTGCATTAAATACGGATCTTGTGCAATCATAAAAGTAGTAATCGGAATGTTTAATTTTCTTGCTTGTTGCCCCATTGCATAACATTTGTTTACAATGTATTTGTCTAAACCATTACTATTCTTATAATATTGTCCGTCTGGCAAACGCAAGCAACTTGGCTTTCCATCGGTAATCATAAAAATTTGTTTGTTAGTATTTCGTTTTCTTCGGAGTAAATCCATCGCTAATTGTAAACCTGCAACCGTATTTGTATGATATGGTCCTACTTGTAAATATGGCAAATCTTTAATTTTAATAGCCCAAGCATCATTTCCAAAAACAATAATATCTAAAGTGTCTTTAGGATAACGAGTTGTTATTAATTCTGCCAACGCCATGGCTACTTTTTTGGCAGGAGTAATTCTATCTTCACCATATAAAATCATAGAATGACTAATATCAATCATTAAAACGGTACTCATTTGACTTTTGTGCATGGTTTCTTCCACCACCAAATCGTTTTCAGTTAAATTGAAATTATCAATTCCGTTATTTATTTGAGCATTCCTGATGCTTTCTGTAACCGAAACTTTATCTAAGGCATCCCCAAATTGATACGCTCTTAAATCTCCCGTATGCTCATCTCCTATTCCTGGAGATTTACTTTTATGGTTACCAGCACCACTTCTTTTTATTTTCCCAAAAATATGATTCAACGCTTGCTGACGAATGGCACGTTCAGTTTTGGGAGTAATTTTTGTACCCCCAGTTCCATCACCTTTTATTTCTTCTTTTATATAGCCTTTCTTCTTTAAATCTTCTATAAAATCATCAATGGTATAATTTTCATCGGTCAATTTATATTCTTTATCTAAAGAACGCAACCAATCTATGGCTTCATCAAAATCGCCAAAAGTATGTGTTATCAACTCCTTAAAAATTTCAAATAATTTTTCGAAAGGAGATTGATGTACCGCTTCGTAAGTTTTAAAAACAAAACCTTTTCTTTTATTATTATTTTTCATTACTATAAAAGTACAGTTTTATACGGATGAAAAATAAACATTAACATTGCTTTATTATATGCATGCATAAATTTGTTTTATAATATTTTAAAAACATTAAACAAAAAATAATTATATTTACATTATGGCAAAAATAATTATAACAGGTGGTACAGGTTTAGTCGGCAAAAGATTATCAAAATTACTAATTGATAAAAATCATGAAGTAGTAATTTTAAGCAGAAGTCCCAAAAATGAAAACGAATTTAAATGGGACATCTCTTCTAATTATGTTGATGAAAAAGCGCTGGTAAACTCAGATTATATCATTCATTTAGCCGGAGCAGGAATTGCC from Polaribacter sejongensis carries:
- a CDS encoding magnesium chelatase, which produces MSINTINSLGELKASGYKSKSIKDELRENLIVKIKNKETAFKGVHGYENTVIPELERAILSKHNINLLGLRGQAKTRLARLMVDLLDEYIPVVAGSEINDDPLQPISRFAIELIKEKGDETPIFWLHRNERFVEKLATPDVTVADIIGDVDPIKAANLKLSYADDRVIHYGMIPRANRCIFVINELPDLQARIQVALFNILQEGDIQIRGFKLRLPLDMQFVFTANPEDYTNRGSIVTPLKDRIGSQILTHYPEDIETAKTITQQEANKVGSQKDFIAVPELAKDLLEQIVFEARESEFIDAKSGVSARLSISAFENLLSTAERRALLSGDDKTMIRLNDFDGIIPAITGKVELVYEGEQEGAQVVAETLIKDAIKTLFPSYFPEIKKLEKQDEESPYDDIISWFFNADEDFELLDEHTEAQYKAELDKVKPLDAFLKKHQPNMNEVDAYFVKEFILWALVEFKKLSKYRFAEGTQFKDPYGNFISGL
- a CDS encoding vWA domain-containing protein, whose protein sequence is MKNNNKRKGFVFKTYEAVHQSPFEKLFEIFKELITHTFGDFDEAIDWLRSLDKEYKLTDENYTIDDFIEDLKKKGYIKEEIKGDGTGGTKITPKTERAIRQQALNHIFGKIKRSGAGNHKSKSPGIGDEHTGDLRAYQFGDALDKVSVTESIRNAQINNGIDNFNLTENDLVVEETMHKSQMSTVLMIDISHSMILYGEDRITPAKKVAMALAELITTRYPKDTLDIIVFGNDAWAIKIKDLPYLQVGPYHTNTVAGLQLAMDLLRRKRNTNKQIFMITDGKPSCLRLPDGQYYKNSNGLDKYIVNKCYAMGQQARKLNIPITTFMIAQDPYLMQFIKAFTKANQGKAFYTGLKGLGEMIFEDYETNRKKRIRG